A region of Selenomonadales bacterium 4137-cl DNA encodes the following proteins:
- the splB gene encoding spore photoproduct lyase yields MQRFVPARAYFEPAAMEYPLGRKLYDSLRAMKVPVQLTGSHNRVTGLPGKTAGEAYREAKRTLVVGVRKSADFATCKPSANYQLPLNTSCPGMCEYCYLATTLGRRPYLRVYVNIEDILAKAGAYMAARAPQITVFEGAATSDPIPTEYLTGLLRTTIEFFGRQPLGRFRFVTKHDDVAPLLDAAHNGHTRFRFSLNAAPIISKYEHRTPGLTERIAAAARVAGAGYPLGFIIAPIFHYPAWREDYGDLFRSLAAALPASAAQDLTFELITHRFTKRAKANIAAVFPETSLPLDEEERKYKYGQFGYGKYIYDTETMRAIGDYIYEQVAANFPAAKVEYFV; encoded by the coding sequence ATGCAAAGATTTGTTCCCGCCAGGGCCTATTTCGAACCGGCCGCCATGGAATATCCCCTGGGGCGAAAGCTCTACGACAGTCTGCGGGCGATGAAAGTGCCGGTCCAGCTCACCGGTTCGCACAACCGGGTGACCGGGCTGCCGGGGAAAACCGCGGGGGAGGCTTATCGCGAGGCCAAGCGGACCCTGGTGGTCGGGGTGAGAAAGAGCGCCGACTTCGCCACCTGCAAGCCGTCCGCCAACTATCAGCTGCCGCTCAACACCAGCTGCCCCGGAATGTGCGAATACTGCTACCTTGCCACCACCCTGGGACGACGCCCCTATCTCAGGGTTTACGTAAACATCGAGGATATCCTGGCGAAAGCCGGCGCCTACATGGCGGCCCGCGCCCCGCAAATAACCGTCTTCGAAGGCGCGGCGACCTCCGACCCCATCCCCACCGAATACCTGACCGGCCTCTTGCGGACCACGATTGAGTTTTTCGGGCGCCAGCCCCTGGGCCGCTTCCGCTTCGTCACCAAGCACGACGACGTGGCGCCGCTCCTGGACGCCGCGCACAACGGGCACACCCGCTTCCGCTTCAGCCTCAACGCCGCGCCCATAATAAGCAAATACGAGCACCGCACCCCCGGTCTGACGGAAAGGATTGCGGCGGCGGCGCGGGTGGCCGGAGCGGGATACCCGCTGGGCTTCATCATCGCCCCTATCTTCCACTACCCCGCCTGGCGGGAAGACTACGGCGACCTCTTCCGGAGCCTGGCCGCGGCCCTGCCCGCGTCGGCCGCCCAAGACCTCACCTTCGAACTCATCACCCACCGCTTCACCAAACGGGCCAAAGCCAACATCGCCGCCGTCTTTCCCGAGACCAGCCTGCCGCTGGACGAAGAAGAACGCAAGTACAAATACGGTCAGTTCGGCTACGGCAAATACATCTATGACACCGAAACAATGCGGGCCATCGGCGACTATATCTACGAGCAAGTGGCCGCAAACTTCCCTGCGGCCAAAGTGGAATATTTCGTATAA
- a CDS encoding YckD family protein: MKKTIAYVTLAAMVLVVAASLVASAAPAQTPPFGQQRQAITLTDDQKKELAPLYDQLFETRKAIMQKYVDFGYMTQEQADQRIAWMKDRMSQGYGPGMMGRGFGRGHWGRGPGSGPGNGQGFGPGNGPCWQQPTPNQ, translated from the coding sequence ATGAAAAAGACAATCGCCTATGTAACCCTCGCAGCCATGGTTCTGGTGGTGGCCGCCTCGCTGGTCGCCAGCGCCGCCCCCGCGCAGACCCCGCCTTTCGGCCAGCAGCGCCAGGCGATCACCCTTACCGACGACCAGAAGAAGGAACTCGCCCCGCTGTATGACCAACTGTTCGAGACCAGGAAAGCGATCATGCAGAAGTACGTTGACTTCGGCTATATGACCCAGGAACAGGCCGATCAGCGGATCGCCTGGATGAAGGATCGGATGAGCCAGGGGTATGGCCCCGGCATGATGGGCAGGGGCTTCGGCAGAGGCCATTGGGGCAGAGGCCCCGGATCCGGCCCAGGGAACGGCCAGGGCTTCGGTCCCGGGAACGGCCCCTGCTGGCAGCAGCCGACTCCCAACCAATAG
- the acpS gene encoding holo-ACP synthase — MIVGIGIDIIDIDRVGLAVERGGFARRVFTAAEREYCDGRGVQRPASYAARFAGKEAVMKAFGTGLSAGTWQDIEILSGPNGRPEVKLHGNFAHLAEQLGVTAVHVSLSHARDYAAAQAVLWGGGER; from the coding sequence GTGATAGTGGGTATCGGCATCGACATCATCGACATCGACCGCGTCGGCTTGGCTGTCGAGCGGGGCGGCTTCGCCCGCCGCGTCTTCACCGCCGCCGAGCGCGAATACTGCGACGGGCGGGGCGTGCAGCGGCCCGCTTCCTACGCCGCCCGCTTCGCCGGCAAAGAGGCCGTGATGAAAGCGTTTGGCACCGGTCTGTCGGCGGGAACCTGGCAGGACATCGAGATATTGTCCGGCCCGAACGGGCGGCCGGAGGTAAAACTCCACGGCAACTTCGCGCACCTCGCCGAACAGCTGGGCGTAACGGCTGTCCACGTATCGCTTAGCCACGCCCGCGACTACGCGGCCGCCCAGGCCGTCCTGTGGGGAGGCGGAGAACGTTGA
- a CDS encoding NAD(P)H-hydrate dehydratase: MKIATAPEMRRIDERAANEYGLAGLALMENAGGEVARKVADILGGAADKKVCIFCGKGNNGGDGFVAARHLAARGAKVKVFLLGVKTAVGGDALANLGILLKMGAEVIEIAGERDCDKAALATAFADCLVDALLGTGFSGEVSGDLAAVVKIINAAGKPVVAVDIPTGIDADTGRVRGVAVSAAHTVTFGLPKPGLLFQPGAAHAGTVTVVDIGLPAALLADAGMRQNAVTATLVRRLLPPRRPWAHKGTGGRVALVAGSPGLTGAAALASMAAVRAGAGLVTVGIAAGLNAIMEVKLTEVMTKPLPEETCGIIGPAAVEEIAAIAETADVLAIGPGLGRAAETVDAVREIVRNVRCPLVIDADGLNALAGHTESLLETEALAVLTPHPGELARLTGRPLPVINADRLGAARDAATGLGAIVVLKGPGTVIAYPDGEAFINTTGNAALATGGTGDVLTGVIAALVAQGLTSHDAAVAGVYLHGLAGELAAGARLAGMAAGDLLPALPAAIASLHGG, from the coding sequence TTGAAAATCGCGACAGCGCCGGAAATGCGCCGGATCGACGAACGGGCCGCGAACGAATACGGCCTCGCTGGTCTCGCCCTGATGGAGAACGCGGGTGGCGAGGTGGCCCGCAAGGTCGCCGACATCCTCGGCGGCGCGGCCGACAAAAAAGTATGCATTTTCTGCGGTAAAGGCAACAACGGCGGCGACGGCTTCGTAGCCGCCCGCCACCTGGCAGCGCGGGGCGCCAAAGTCAAGGTCTTCCTGCTGGGGGTGAAAACCGCCGTCGGCGGTGACGCCCTCGCCAACCTCGGCATCCTCCTGAAGATGGGGGCCGAAGTGATCGAAATCGCCGGCGAGCGGGACTGCGACAAAGCGGCCCTGGCGACCGCCTTCGCCGACTGCCTGGTCGACGCCCTGCTCGGCACAGGCTTCAGCGGCGAAGTAAGCGGCGACCTGGCCGCAGTCGTCAAAATAATCAACGCCGCCGGCAAGCCCGTCGTCGCCGTCGACATCCCCACCGGCATCGACGCCGACACCGGACGGGTACGGGGCGTGGCCGTCAGCGCCGCCCACACCGTCACCTTCGGCCTGCCGAAACCGGGGCTGCTTTTTCAGCCCGGCGCGGCCCACGCCGGCACAGTAACGGTCGTCGATATCGGGCTGCCGGCCGCTCTCCTCGCTGACGCCGGCATGCGTCAGAACGCCGTCACCGCCACGCTCGTCCGACGCCTGCTGCCGCCGCGCCGTCCCTGGGCCCACAAAGGCACCGGCGGCCGGGTCGCGCTCGTCGCCGGGTCGCCGGGTCTCACCGGAGCGGCCGCCCTCGCGTCCATGGCGGCGGTGCGCGCCGGGGCCGGCCTGGTCACGGTGGGCATCGCCGCCGGCCTCAACGCCATAATGGAAGTCAAACTCACCGAAGTTATGACCAAGCCGCTGCCGGAGGAAACATGCGGCATCATCGGGCCGGCGGCGGTCGAAGAAATCGCCGCCATCGCCGAAACCGCCGACGTCCTGGCCATCGGCCCGGGGCTCGGCCGTGCCGCCGAAACCGTTGACGCGGTGCGGGAAATCGTCCGGAACGTCCGCTGCCCGCTTGTCATCGACGCCGACGGCCTGAACGCCCTTGCCGGCCACACCGAAAGCCTGCTGGAAACAGAAGCCCTCGCCGTCCTGACGCCCCATCCGGGCGAACTCGCCCGCCTGACCGGACGCCCCCTGCCGGTCATCAACGCCGACCGTCTCGGGGCGGCCCGGGACGCGGCCACCGGCCTCGGCGCCATCGTCGTGCTCAAGGGACCGGGCACAGTCATAGCATATCCTGACGGTGAAGCCTTCATCAACACCACCGGCAACGCCGCTCTCGCCACCGGCGGCACCGGCGACGTCCTCACCGGCGTTATCGCCGCCCTCGTCGCCCAGGGCCTTACCAGCCATGACGCCGCCGTTGCCGGCGTCTACCTGCACGGCCTGGCCGGCGAATTGGCGGCCGGCGCGCGCCTCGCCGGCATGGCGGCCGGTGACCTCCTGCCGGCGCTGCCGGCGGCCATCGCCTCCCTGCACGGCGGCTGA
- a CDS encoding ribbon-helix-helix protein, CopG family gives MAELKRIMISIPNSLLQEVDGFIAMEKLSRSQFVREAMRLYIEERKRKAVRDSMRKGYQEMAVINLALAEEGLTADVEVYEMMPTLLVERE, from the coding sequence GTGGCCGAGTTAAAGCGTATCATGATAAGCATCCCTAACAGTCTTCTGCAGGAAGTCGACGGCTTTATCGCCATGGAGAAGCTCAGTCGGAGCCAGTTCGTGCGGGAAGCCATGCGCCTCTATATCGAGGAACGCAAACGCAAGGCTGTCAGGGATTCGATGCGCAAAGGCTATCAGGAAATGGCCGTCATCAACCTGGCCCTGGCCGAAGAAGGCCTCACCGCCGACGTGGAAGTGTACGAGATGATGCCCACCTTGCTAGTGGAGCGTGAATAG
- a CDS encoding type II toxin-antitoxin system PemK/MazF family toxin, whose protein sequence is MIVKRGDIYYANLSPVVGSEQGGHRPVLVIQNDVGNKYSPTVIVAAITSQISKAKLPTHVEISAKQFNLDKDSVILLEQLRTIDKRRLKEKITHLSEEIMTKVDEAIRISLGLILL, encoded by the coding sequence ATGATCGTTAAGCGCGGGGACATTTATTATGCAAACCTGAGTCCGGTGGTCGGATCTGAACAGGGTGGACACCGGCCCGTGCTGGTCATTCAGAACGATGTTGGCAATAAATACAGTCCTACCGTGATCGTCGCCGCCATCACCTCCCAGATTTCCAAGGCGAAATTGCCAACCCACGTTGAGATCAGCGCCAAACAGTTCAACCTCGACAAAGATTCGGTAATACTGCTGGAACAGCTCAGAACAATCGATAAACGCCGCTTGAAAGAGAAAATCACTCATTTGAGCGAAGAAATCATGACGAAAGTGGACGAGGCCATCAGGATAAGCCTGGGGCTCATTCTGCTTTGA
- a CDS encoding ComEC/Rec2 family competence protein → MQLSRLRAFALAALALALIIAAGCGAPAADRAKVDNLVVNVIDVGQGDAILIRTPRHVTLIDSGDVPARDKLVAYIKKQGVTTIDTFIVTHPHADHIGGAVAILDNFAVKQVYDSGQTTTSALYRQYLTTVRKKNIPFALLAAGQEVDIGGAALKILNPPVPPIAGDAGLNNNSIVARLIYGNFAMLLAGDAEREAEAAMVKKYGAAGLKSQVLKSGHHGSRTSSSPAFMKAVAPEAAVISVGAGNEYHHPHPSILKRYGDQKLKLYRTDTDGTVTVASDGKTYTITKER, encoded by the coding sequence ATGCAGCTCTCAAGACTCCGGGCATTCGCCCTGGCCGCGCTCGCGCTGGCGCTAATCATCGCGGCCGGGTGCGGGGCGCCAGCCGCCGACCGAGCCAAAGTGGACAACCTGGTCGTCAACGTCATCGACGTCGGGCAGGGGGACGCCATCCTGATCCGCACCCCCCGGCATGTCACCCTGATCGACAGTGGCGACGTGCCCGCCAGGGACAAGCTCGTCGCCTACATAAAAAAACAAGGCGTCACAACCATCGACACCTTCATCGTCACCCATCCCCACGCCGACCATATCGGCGGCGCCGTCGCCATCCTCGACAATTTCGCCGTCAAGCAGGTTTACGACAGCGGGCAGACGACGACCAGCGCCCTCTACCGTCAATACCTGACCACCGTGCGGAAAAAGAACATTCCCTTCGCGCTGCTTGCCGCCGGTCAGGAAGTCGACATCGGCGGCGCCGCCCTCAAAATATTGAACCCGCCGGTGCCGCCCATCGCCGGCGATGCCGGCCTCAACAACAACTCGATCGTCGCCCGGCTGATCTACGGAAACTTCGCGATGCTGCTTGCCGGCGACGCCGAGCGTGAAGCCGAGGCGGCCATGGTCAAGAAATACGGCGCCGCCGGCCTGAAAAGCCAGGTCCTGAAAAGCGGCCACCACGGCAGCCGTACCTCGTCGTCGCCTGCCTTTATGAAGGCTGTCGCTCCTGAGGCGGCCGTCATCTCCGTGGGAGCGGGGAACGAATACCATCACCCCCACCCGTCGATCCTGAAGCGCTACGGAGATCAAAAGCTGAAACTATACCGCACCGACACCGACGGTACGGTCACGGTCGCCAGCGACGGCAAAACCTACACCATTACCAAGGAGAGATAA
- a CDS encoding DUF3006 domain-containing protein: MRIRAVVDRFEDTKAVLLVGDAEASVIWPRAFLPEGTGEGDILSLALSLDGEATRAARAEAEDLLRKLLDSGR; the protein is encoded by the coding sequence ATGCGGATCAGGGCGGTAGTGGACAGATTCGAGGACACAAAGGCAGTCCTGCTTGTCGGCGACGCCGAAGCAAGCGTCATCTGGCCGCGGGCGTTCCTCCCGGAAGGAACCGGGGAAGGCGACATCTTGTCGCTGGCCCTCAGCCTCGACGGTGAAGCGACCCGCGCGGCCAGGGCAGAGGCCGAAGACCTGTTGCGAAAATTATTGGACAGCGGCCGTTGA
- a CDS encoding N-acetylmuramoyl-L-alanine amidase produces MLRRALCFLVICAVIAFSPAVYAAKASTSSAAYKPGSRLLAVVGKTAGASTVPGGQQLTKIRWANHIDAVTGAGKLRLVIDATGPIQAKGTVVASPTPRLIVDVKGAVPGNTDCDIDLGGKIADSIAMKSEDGKDTVITVEMPLMVDESEYKVFTLKKDPANKKPYRVVIDINQPVLPANFSFTPGLKDKLIVLDPGHGGSDPGAIGSAGTTEKAVNLAVTLKVKALLAKAGAKVILTHQDDSDVFGPNASAVDELKARATVANVKKADIFVSIHSNAALNRGAEGTSTYYYQKTRYDSLLARNLQAAMIETGGLEDKGTLPANFYVIKRTVMPAALVELAFLSNPAEEKLLANPQFQLKMAEGIVEGMERFFAQAATKGGAQ; encoded by the coding sequence ATGTTGCGCCGCGCCCTCTGTTTCCTGGTAATCTGTGCCGTGATAGCCTTCTCCCCGGCGGTCTACGCGGCCAAAGCCTCTACGTCTTCCGCTGCCTACAAGCCCGGCAGCAGGCTGCTGGCCGTTGTCGGCAAAACCGCCGGTGCCTCAACCGTCCCCGGCGGGCAACAACTGACCAAGATCCGTTGGGCCAACCACATCGACGCCGTCACCGGCGCCGGTAAGCTGCGCCTTGTCATCGACGCGACCGGCCCTATCCAGGCCAAGGGAACGGTTGTCGCCTCCCCCACGCCGCGGCTGATCGTCGACGTCAAGGGTGCGGTGCCGGGTAATACCGACTGCGACATTGACCTTGGCGGTAAGATCGCCGACAGCATCGCCATGAAATCCGAAGACGGTAAGGACACCGTCATCACGGTGGAGATGCCGCTGATGGTCGACGAAAGCGAGTACAAGGTATTCACCCTGAAAAAAGACCCTGCCAACAAAAAACCGTACCGTGTAGTCATCGATATCAACCAGCCTGTGCTCCCGGCGAATTTCAGCTTCACACCGGGCCTTAAAGACAAGCTCATCGTACTCGACCCCGGCCATGGCGGCAGCGACCCCGGGGCGATCGGCTCTGCGGGAACCACGGAAAAGGCCGTTAACCTTGCCGTGACCCTGAAGGTCAAGGCGCTCCTCGCCAAAGCGGGCGCCAAAGTAATCCTGACCCATCAGGACGACAGTGACGTCTTCGGCCCCAACGCTTCGGCCGTCGACGAACTCAAGGCGCGGGCAACCGTCGCCAACGTCAAAAAAGCCGACATCTTCGTCAGCATCCACTCCAACGCCGCCTTGAACCGCGGGGCCGAAGGCACCTCTACATATTACTATCAAAAAACCCGCTACGACTCGCTCCTGGCGAGAAATCTCCAGGCAGCGATGATCGAGACGGGCGGCCTGGAGGATAAAGGGACCCTGCCGGCGAACTTCTACGTGATCAAGCGCACCGTCATGCCGGCCGCGCTCGTCGAACTCGCTTTTCTGTCCAATCCGGCCGAGGAAAAACTGCTGGCCAATCCCCAGTTCCAACTTAAGATGGCCGAAGGCATCGTCGAGGGCATGGAAAGGTTCTTCGCCCAGGCGGCCACCAAGGGGGGTGCACAATAA
- a CDS encoding GerMN domain-containing protein, translating into MPRRSKYIALLIALLLVLFAAGCQPDQAATAPPAPVKAPEQHPSPPAPATMSVTVYFATKDASFLVPETRILPKNDHPIRTAIEQLLGEPKNAALVRALPEGTKLKGITVKDHIAYVDFNDKLIKNGSGGSAGELLAVGAIVNTLTEFADIEQVQIMVEGKKVNTLYGHVDTSEPLSRSEKIVKKTL; encoded by the coding sequence ATGCCTAGACGCAGCAAATACATCGCGCTATTGATCGCGCTCCTCCTCGTGCTGTTCGCGGCGGGCTGTCAGCCCGACCAGGCCGCCACCGCCCCGCCGGCACCCGTCAAGGCGCCTGAACAGCATCCATCCCCGCCGGCTCCCGCGACAATGTCCGTCACCGTATACTTTGCCACCAAAGACGCCTCGTTCCTCGTCCCCGAGACCCGCATCCTCCCGAAAAACGACCACCCCATCCGGACAGCCATCGAGCAACTCCTGGGCGAACCGAAAAACGCCGCGCTTGTCCGGGCTCTGCCGGAAGGGACCAAACTCAAAGGCATAACCGTCAAGGACCATATCGCCTACGTCGACTTCAACGACAAACTCATCAAGAACGGCAGCGGCGGCTCGGCCGGCGAACTGCTGGCAGTGGGCGCCATCGTCAACACCCTGACGGAATTCGCCGATATCGAACAGGTCCAGATCATGGTGGAAGGCAAAAAAGTCAACACTCTGTACGGCCACGTCGACACCAGCGAGCCCCTCAGCAGGTCGGAAAAAATCGTTAAAAAGACCTTGTGA
- the thiC gene encoding phosphomethylpyrimidine synthase ThiC — MTTQMKLALNGQITPAMAAVAAQEGLAPETIRERVAAGTVTICANINHASLKPRGFGLGLKTKVNANIGTSSAYPAVEPELAKLQAAIDAGADAVMDLSTGDDIDFSRKEIIKHSTVPVGTVPIYQATVEAIKSRGSIVDMTADDLFNTIEKHAKDGADFMTIHCGITQASIARLRQQGRVTDIVSRGGSFITGWMLHNDKENPLYERYDELMDICAAYDVTISLGDGLRPGCIADATDRAQIEELLTLGELVDRAWAKGVQVLVEGPGHVPYNQIEANIKLQKQICKGAPFYVLGPLVTDVAPGYDHITAAIGGTLAAAAGADFLCYVTPAEHLGLPTIDDVREGVIASRIAGHAADLVKGVKGAWEWDLSMAKARKALDWEKQIELAIDPVKAGRRRSERNPGGAEACSMCGNYCAMKIVSEYLGKPIEKC; from the coding sequence ATGACTACTCAGATGAAGTTGGCCCTCAATGGGCAGATTACCCCGGCGATGGCGGCGGTCGCGGCCCAGGAAGGACTCGCGCCGGAGACTATCCGCGAACGGGTCGCGGCCGGCACGGTGACGATATGCGCCAACATCAACCACGCCAGCCTCAAGCCGCGGGGCTTCGGCCTCGGCCTTAAGACCAAAGTCAACGCCAATATCGGCACATCAAGCGCCTACCCCGCCGTCGAGCCCGAACTGGCCAAACTCCAGGCTGCTATCGACGCCGGAGCAGACGCCGTTATGGATCTCAGCACCGGCGACGACATCGACTTTTCCCGCAAGGAGATCATCAAACACTCCACCGTCCCGGTGGGCACGGTGCCCATCTACCAGGCCACCGTCGAGGCGATCAAAAGCAGGGGCTCGATCGTCGACATGACGGCCGACGACCTCTTCAACACCATCGAAAAGCACGCCAAGGACGGCGCCGACTTCATGACCATCCACTGCGGCATCACCCAGGCCAGCATCGCCAGACTGCGCCAGCAAGGACGGGTCACCGACATCGTCAGCCGCGGCGGCTCCTTCATCACCGGCTGGATGCTCCACAACGACAAGGAAAATCCCCTCTACGAGCGTTACGACGAACTTATGGACATCTGCGCCGCCTACGACGTCACCATCAGCCTTGGCGACGGCCTGCGGCCCGGCTGCATCGCCGACGCCACCGACCGCGCCCAGATCGAGGAACTGCTCACCCTCGGCGAACTCGTCGACCGGGCGTGGGCCAAGGGCGTCCAGGTGCTCGTCGAGGGCCCCGGCCATGTCCCCTACAATCAGATCGAAGCCAACATCAAGCTGCAGAAGCAGATCTGCAAAGGTGCCCCCTTCTACGTTCTCGGCCCGCTCGTCACCGACGTCGCCCCCGGCTACGACCACATCACCGCCGCCATCGGCGGCACGCTGGCCGCCGCCGCCGGCGCCGACTTCCTCTGCTACGTCACCCCGGCCGAGCATCTTGGCCTGCCGACCATCGACGATGTGCGCGAAGGAGTCATCGCCTCCCGCATCGCCGGCCACGCCGCCGACCTCGTCAAAGGCGTCAAGGGCGCGTGGGAATGGGACCTGTCCATGGCCAAGGCCCGCAAAGCCCTCGACTGGGAAAAACAGATCGAACTTGCCATCGACCCCGTCAAAGCGGGCCGCCGCCGCAGCGAACGCAACCCCGGCGGCGCCGAGGCGTGCTCGATGTGCGGCAACTACTGCGCCATGAAGATCGTCAGCGAGTACCTCGGCAAACCGATCGAAAAATGCTAA